From the Helianthus annuus cultivar XRQ/B chromosome 17, HanXRQr2.0-SUNRISE, whole genome shotgun sequence genome, the window TTCTAGCGTCCACGTTCCATTCTTCTCTAGAGCTTGAATCTCACTTTTCATGGCATCACGCCATCGGACATCCTGTGAAGCCTCTTGAAAACAACTTGGCTCACCAACTTTAGTGATGGCCGACAAAAAAGCCTTTTGTTTAGTTGAGAAATTATTATAGGAAATGAAATCTGAGATAGGGTAACGTACCACTGAGGAGGCTTGACTGGATGTCGGGTGTTGGACCGAAGGGGGAACCTTGACAACAAAATCTTTGAACCTTGAAGGTTGAGACTTTGTTCGCGTGGGTCTAGCTTCGGTTGGATCGACATTATTTTGTTCCTCAACTACATCACTGTTGACTTCATTCTCATTTCCTTGGCCCAATTCAATATCTTGATCGGGCCCAACTTCACCATTACCCATTTCACTATATTCAGGCCCAATCTCGGCCCCATTCATTCCGTCTAATTCAGGCCCATTATCGGACTCATTTAGCTCAGGCCCAATCGGAATATCCTCAACACGGGGATCATCTTGATCATTGAGCCGATTAGAGCCCAGTTCGGTTTCTTTGTCACAGAAGCATTCATGCATTTTTGTTGGGCTTTCATTACCATCTAAATTTTCTTTCCCAATGTTCTCAAAGGGAAAATTATCTTCACAGAATAAGACATCCCTGCTAGCTATGATTTTTCTAGTTTCCAAATCAAGAATTTTATACCCTTTCGTTCCTGGAGGGTATCCaagaaacacccccggtttccccCTTAGTTCAAACTTATCTCCTTTGgtattgaaattcttgaaatacACAAGACATCCAAAAACTCTAAGGTGATTATAATCGGGTTTTATCCCGAGAATTATTTCGtagggtgttttatttttaaGGACATTAGATGGAAGACGATTGATGATATAGGCCGCAATAAGAACACATTCCCCCCAAAAACGTTTTGGAAGCTTAGCACCGAACCTCAAGGCCCGAGCCGTTTCCAAGAGGTGTCGGTGCTTTCTCTCCACCACACCGTTTTGTTGAGGGGTGTGAGGACACGTAGTTTCAAGCAACATCCCCTTTTCACTATAAAATTCAATCATTTCATTAGACGTAAGCTCACCACCATTATCACACCTAACCCTCTTAACACATTTTTCAAATTGAACTTCTACCATCTTGCAAAAATTAACGAGGCATTTACTAGCATCGCTTTTATGTTTGATCAGGAATACCCACACGGCTCTACTAAAATCGTCAACTATCGTTAAAAAATAGTTGGCTTTAGTGTAGGATGGTACCCGGTAACCCCCCCAAATATCACAATGAATCAATTGAAAGGGCTCAACAGTTTTAATAAAACTAGACGGAAAAGGTGTTCTGGCAAACTTGGCCATGGCACAAGAATCACAAAAATTACCAAGTTCTGAAGTAAAAGTGCTAAGAAAATCAACTTTAGCTAGTTTTCCTTTCGAGGCATGCCCAAGTCTCTTATGCCATGTCCCAATGGTAGTTGCCAACGCTTTCTTCTCTTGCACCATCTTCATTCGGTATAGTCCCCCTTCACACCTACCCGCACCAATCAAGTTCCTCCTCTGCAAACCCTGCATTACACAAAAATCAGGAAAGAATGATACGACGCACTGAATGTCGCGGCTGAGGCGACTAACCGAAAGGAGGTTGCATTTAAAATCCGGAATGTGAAGAACATTATTTACTTTGGCTCCTCCAGGGAGGATGTATTCCCCCTTTCCCTTCACAGGGATGGAGTCGCCATTAGGGATGAGAACGGGTCCTTCAAGAGGAGCCGCTTTCTCGTTAATGAGGACATTGGGTAAACAAGTTATATATTCGGTGCAACCCGAATCAACAATCCACTCACCTTCATCATTGGTTTTACAAGCCATATTAGCAAGGGGTTTAATGGTTTCGATATTACCGGATCCGGATAAGTGCTTAACGAGAGTTTGATAGTGTTCCTGCGTTAAACCGGGTATGGGGCTGGATTCGGTTTCTACACAGGCCGCCTTTCCTCTCGCCTTTTCTCCCTTCTTCCCGGGCCACCAATCTGGGTACCCGACCAATTTAAAACATCCCTCCTTTTTATGCTCGTCTCTATTGCAAAAGGTACAGTGTTCGGTTCCATCTCTTGATCCCTTTGTTCCACCTTTCTCTTTACCGTGGCCACTCTCCCTTTTCTGAAAAGCCTTAAACGCAGCGGATTCAACATTGCTTTTGTTTTCGTTAGACACGGCCCTTTGCTTCTCGTCTTCATGGACCATGTGGTAGGCAGTTGTGAGGGATGGGATTGGTTTGGTGGCCAGAATCTGAGTCCGAATGACTGTGAACTCAGCATCTAACCCCATGAGGAACTCGTATAAATGTTCTCTCTCTTGATGCTCGAAGATCTTCTTTCTAATTTCACACTCGCACTTGTCACACGAGCATTGCGGAAAGGGCTGCACAGATTGGGCTTCATCCCATAATGAGCGGAGTTGCGTGAAGTAGGCAGAGACGGAGCTTCCCGCTTGACGAGTCCCGGCAATCTTCTGTTTTATTTCGTACGCCCTTGGGGCACTTTCTTTTCCAAATCTTTCATCAAGATCCGACCATATTTCTGAAGCAGTGCTTGCGTATTTTACGCTGTTACGAATGTTCTTCTCCATTGCCGTCGTTAACCATCCCTTAATCATCGCGTCTACACGCATCCAAGGCATGTAGTCCTTGGATGTTTTCTCCGGTTTCTTAATCGACCCGTCAACGAACTCTATTTTGTTCTTGGCAAACAAGAAGTTCATCATCTCTTGTTTCCAGTCGGCATAATTGTAGTCGGTCAGCACCTCGTTTACGTGTAGTTGTTTGGGTAGGTCCGATGGATGTAGATAGTATGGGGATTCATGGGGAATGGCTCCATTGTTCCCTTCCCCATCCTTTGATTTGTTTGTATCTTCCCCCGCCATTGCTTAATCGATCAAGAGCAAGGTAtaacctgctctgataccataaagaAAGCAATATTGAGAGAAGGTTTATTGATTTGTGATCATAATTCAAGGCCATAGGCCGATGTACATATAGGGGAAAAAGAGACCTAACAATGGAAAGGATCCTCTAAATATGGGGAGAATACAACTAATAATAATAGAGATAAactattaaaaataaatattctatattatgtgcatatttttatgtacgttttggtataaattcaagttgttctacgtttggacgtaaacttttttgggaaatgattcaggtcaaatataatatttttcgtttattttatgtatgtttcgtaaagtttgtttcgaaccgagtggagtcaaattatggtttctttttctcccattttttcgaaagctctaattaatccctttcgattacatgtgcggattttccttcatacccgttacattttctatgtatgagttgggtcacacataatacgttatgattattcgatatgaatttgatttactttacgtttgatccaatcacaatgcttatacaggttacattgagttcaattggatacgtcgaaatgtgtgttttcatataaTGTTTGGAGcaatccattcaatgtttacgatgtacccgcaccgcaacgcgggcgggtcaTAATCCTAGTTGTAGTAAAATATATCTGGGACAAATTATTTTCACGGTCatcctttttttcttttttttttttgaaaatccaaTTTTATTCCATCTAACAAAAAGGCCTAAGCCATATGCATAACGACGCGTACAagattagggatgagcaaatggtaccggatagcggtaccgaaccggtactggtaccgaatttaccgaaccagatacattttcggtaccgattcggtactACCTTTTGACATTTTTGGTACCGGTATGGTACGGTACCGGTTCGATATCGATatttaggggtgtgcatgggtcggcttgggtcggttttgaccaaaaaccataaccata encodes:
- the LOC110922584 gene encoding uncharacterized protein LOC110922584, whose translation is MAGEDTNKSKDGEGNNGAIPHESPYYLHPSDLPKQLHVNEVLTDYNYADWKQEMMNFLFAKNKIEFVDGSIKKPEKTSKDYMPWMRVDAMIKGWLTTAMEKNIRNSVKYASTASEIWSDLDERFGKESAPRAYEIKQKIAGTRQAGSSVSAYFTQLRSLWDEAQSVQPFPQCSCDKCECEIRKKIFEHQEREHLYEFLMGLDAEFTVIRTQILATKPIPSLTTAYHMVHEDEKQRAVSNENKSNVESAAFKAFQKRESGHGKEKGGTKGSRDGTEHCTFCNRDEHKKEGCFKLVGYPDWWPGKKGEKARGKAACVETESSPIPGLTQEHYQTLVKHLSGSGNIETIKPLANMACKTNDEGFAEEELDWCG